AAGTGATTGTTGATCCGACGGATCAGGAACTCGATGCGTACCGCAAAAAACAGGCTGATTTTGAAGAGAAAAAGAAAGAATGGGCGAAACTGAAGAATGAACCTTCTGTTACGGCAGATGGTGTTCAGGTGGAACTCGTTGCCAATATTGGCACACCGGAAGATTTGGAAAGTGTTCAGAACAATGGCGGGGAAGGCGTTGGCCTCTACCGCACTGAATTTCTCTACATGGGACGTGATGAACTGCCTACTGAAGAGGAACAGTTTGAAGCCTACAAGAAAGTGACGGAAGAGATGGGGGAGAAGCCTGTAGTCATCCGTACCCTTGATATTGGCGGAGACAAGGAACTGCCATATCTGGATTTGCCGAAGGAAATGAATCCATTTCTCGGATTCCGGGCGATCCGGCTCTGTCTCGAAAAAGATGACATGTTCCGTGTACAATTGCGTGCGTTGCTTCGGGCAGGCGCATTCGGAAACCTGAAGATCATGTTTCCGATGATTGCGACCCTTGAAGAGTTCCGGCAGGCGAAGGCGATGCTTGACGACGAGAAACAGAAGCTGAAAGACGAAGGCGTCGAAGTCGGAGAGAATATTGAGGTCGGCATTATGGTCGAGATTCCTTCAACGGCAGTAATGGCACCGCAATTTGCCAAGGAAGTCGACTTTTTCAGCATCGGCACAAACGATCTGATTCAATACACGATGGCCGCAGACCGGATGAATGAACAGGTATCCTACTTGTATCAGCCCTACAATCCTGCGATTTTGAATTTGGTGAAAATGGTCATCGATGCCTCTCATCAGGAGGGCAAATGGACCGGGATGTGCGGTGAAATGGCCGGTGACGAAATTGCCATTCCGCTCCTCGTCGGTCTGGGTCTTGATGAATTCAGCATGAGCGCTACTTCGATCCTCCCTGCAAGAAGTCAGCTCAGTAAACTGACGAAAAAGGATGCGGAGGAAGTCGCGAAGGAAGCCTTGCGTTTAAACACATCAGAAGAAGTCGAGTCACTTGTCCTAAAGCGGTTCCTCTGATCCATGCAGAAGGCATACAATCCACTCAGCCGAACCGGTCTGGGTGGATTTTCCTTTGATCGCTTTGACAGTCAAAGCTGCGGGTGCGGCGAAATCGATCCTGTGTTAAACTAATGCAAAGAGTGGACGATGCAGCATCGTCTTTTCGCTATGCCTTGAAAGGAGTACGATGACCATGAGCGATACAACCCAGCATATGAACGCTGAGCAAGTGGCTGTGATTGAAAAATCCCTGCGTACCATTGCAGACATTGTAAAACAAAAAGGCCGGGAGATTCTGAATGAATTTCCGATCACACCGCCGCAATTTATCGCCTTACAGTGGCTGCATGAATCCGGAGATATGACCATCGGCGAACTGTCTTCCAAGATGTATCTCGCCTGCAGCACGACCACTGACCTGATCGACCGGATGGAAAATAATGAGCTGGTGGAACGGGTGAAAGATCAAAAAGATCGTCGCGTGGTCAGGATCCACCTGCAACAAAAAGGTGCGACCATTATTCAGGAGGTCATCAGTCAGCGCAGGGAGTATTTGTCTCAAGTGCTCGAACGACTGCCGGAAGAAGAAGTGGCCCAGGTGGAGAGTGGCCTTCTCCATTTATCGAATGAAATGAAACGGGACGCACAAACGTGGAAATCATTTTAATTAAAAGAGAAGAGGATGTCATGTGGAACGACCTATTGGTGTAATCGATTCGGGAGTTGGGGGATTGACTGTTGTTTCAGAACTGATGCGACAGCTGCCAAAAGAAGAAATTATTTATATCGGGGATACGCTCAGATGCCCTTACGGACCGAGACCTGCTTCTGAAGTAGCGGATTATTCGTGGGAAATGATCGAATATCTGATGTCTTTTGATATCAAGATTCTGGTCATTGCCTGCAACACCGCTTCTGCGGTCATTCTCGAAGAGGCAAGGCAGCGTTTACCGATACCGGTGATCGGTGTCATTCACCCTGGCGCCATCGCGGCACTGAAAGTCACTGAAAACCTTGAAGTCGGTGTCATCGGAACAGAAGGAACGATTTCAAGCGGATCGTATTACGATGAGCTGAAATCCATCAACGATGACGTGAAGGTGGTCAGTCTTGCCTGTCCTACATTGGTTCCGCTTGTGGAATCGAGCCATTTCACGGAGGAAGAGGCCCTCGACGTGATCTCCGAAGCGTTGAAGCCGCTTTTGGATTACCCGGTGGACAGTCTCATCTTGGGGTGTACCCATTATCCAATGATCGAAAAGGAAATTCAGCAGGTTGTGGGCGATGGGATCCATGTGATCTGTTCCGGGGACGAAACGGCCCGTGAAGTGAGTTCTCTCCTGTACCACAAGAAACTGCTGTTTTCAGGTGAGCGCAGACCTGATCATGTGTTTTATACTACTGGAGCCAAGGCGATGTTTAAAAACATTGCGGAATCTTGGCTCAAACGTGCGGATCTTGATATCAGAAAGACGGATCTGCAGTTACCGGTCAAAACCGGTTCATCAACAAATCAATAGGAGGGGTCTGCACGATGACCAGAGCTTATGAACGTTTAAATGATCAATTACGGGTGATCGAAATGATCCCGAATTATATTATGCACCCGGAAGGGTCCGTTTTGGTATCCTTCGGTGATACGAAAGTGATTTGTTCGGCAAGTATCGAAGAGCGGGTCCCGCCTTTTCTCAGAGGTCAGGGAAAAGGCTGGGTGACAGCGGAATATGCGATGCTGCCCCGGGCCACAGGAACACGAAACGTCAGAGAATCATCCAAAGGGAAAGTCACAGGACGGACGATGGAAATTCAGCGTCTGATCGGCCGTGCACTTCGGTCCGTGATTGATTTGGACGCGTTGGGCGAGCGGACGATCTGGGTGGATTGTGATGTCATTCAGGCCGACGGCGGTACACGCACAGCATCGATCACCGGTGCGTTTACGGCCGTGGCTCTCGCCTTTGAGCAGTTGATTCAGGATGAAAAATTAACAAAAAACCCAATGACGGACTTCCTTGCAGCGATTTCGGTCGGTGTCTCTTCAGACGGGGAAGTACTCCTTGATCTTGATTACAATGAAGATTCTGCCGCAGATGTGGATATGAATGTGGTCATGACCGGGAGCGCCGAGCTGGTGGAAGTACAAGGAACGGGCGAGGAAGCAACGTTTTCCCGTAAAGAAATGAATCGGATGCTGGACGTAGCGGAAATTGGGATTGCCCGGCTGATCGAGGTGCAGCGGGATGTGATCGGTGAGTTTGCCGAGACCATCGGTCAGCAGCAGGTGGCCGCCTGGAGTTCTGCCGCTGGTGAAGGGAATGAGAAGTAATGAAGGAAGTCATGATCGCTACCCGAAACCAGGGGAAAGTATCTGAATTCGAACAATTCTTTCATGAAAGAGGTATTCAGGTGAAATCGCTTCTCGATACGACAGAGATCCCTGACATTGTTGAAGACGGTCTCACGTTTGAAGCGAACGCCATTAAGAAAGCCGTCACTGTCGCAGAAGCATTGGGGATTACCGTGATCTCTGATGATTCAGGCCTTGAAGTCGACGCCTTAGACGGGGAACCGGGCATTTATTCTGCCCGTTACGCAGGTGACGAAAAAAACAACGATGATGCAAACAATCAAAAACTGCTCAAAGCCCTTGAAGGAAAGGCGGAAGAACAGCGGACGGCCCGTTTTGTCTGTGTCCTCGCTGCGGCATTTCCGTCGGGTGTTATTAAGACTGTCCGCGGCACTGCAGAAGGCAGGATTGCGGAAACACTGAGCGGTACAGAAGGATTCGGCTATGACCCATTGTTTATCCTGAAGGGTGAAGAGCGGACGATGGCTCATCTGACAAGAGCAGAAAAGAACCAGCGAAGTCACAGGGCTGACGCTCTGAGGCAGCTCGAAGGCTTGTGGGATGAATGGGTTCTCGAACATGAAGAGGAGGCCAAATCATGAGAGCATTGGTGATCAGCGACAGTCACGGCTGGGTCAAAGAGGTTGGCGAAGTTCGTGACCGTCATAAAGAAGAAGTCGATATCATGTTTCACTGCGGTGATTCGGAATTGAAGAAAGATACCCCTGAACTTGAAGGCATTCATACGGTATCCGGAAACTGTGACTTTGGGAAAGACTTCCCTGATGAAATCGTCGAGGATGCAGGTGAAGAACGGTTCTTTGCCGGGCACGGCCATCTGTTTGGCATCAAGATGTCTGAATTGAATCTCGTCTATAAAGGCCAGGAAGCTGAAGCGACGATCTGTCTGTTCGGACATACGCATCAGCCGACAGCGGTTTTAAGCAGAGGGCTTCTGCTCGTGAACCCGGGGAGTCTCCGTGAACCGAGAGGGTATCCGGCAGGATCTTATGCCATTATTGAGTCAGATGCTCATGTGTATTCCGTGACGTTTTATAATGTGAATGGTGAAAAATTAACGGATCTCTCAAAAACTTTTCCGAAAGAATAGTTGACAGTAAAGGTGGAATTGTTTATATTAATACATGTCGCCATCGATCAAAGATGCGATCAAAAGTTCCACCTTTTCACCTGTCTCAGTAGCTCAGCAGGATAGAGCAACGCCCTTCTAAGGCGTGGGTCGGGGGTTCGAATCCCTCCTGGGACACCATTCCTGTCAGTCAGTCAGTCACATCAGATGACGTTTGATAGCCTCTTAACTGCTGCAGTGTCAGTGGTTAAGGGGTTTTTATTTTGGCGTGTTATTCCATGTGTCAATAGTGATAATGTTTGTATTTTCATGAATAGATTGCTAAAATAAAGTGAGTGTCTATTACATATATCATATCGTTCAGACAGGAGGTGATGATGAAAGATGAGAGAGGAACACGATCAAAAAGACAATGTGATTCAGATGCCTGGTCTTGTGGAGCGGCTGGTCGATTTCGGGATGAATGCCTTAAAAGAAAAACGGCTTTACGATGCCCTGACGTACTTCAATCAGGTCACCCAGCTTGATGAAGATCACCCACAGGGGCGATACGGTCTGGTGATTGCCAATATCGAACTGAACCGCCTCGAAGAAGCCCGGATTCAATGTGAATCGATGTTGGAAGAGGGCCTTGGTGATTATTATGACGTGCTGAAAATCTATATCTCTCTCCTTGTTCAACTGACCGATTACGAACGGGTGGTGGAAATCCTCGATGAAGCACTGCCGCTTGAGACGATGCCTTCAGAGATGGCGGAGTCTTTTGAGGAACTTCTGAAGTTCGCCCGGGAGATGGTGGAAGACGACAGCTCGAAGCTGCGTCAGCAAGCGGATGATCATGACATGTCCGTGACGACGGGTGATTTAATCAATACGATTCAACAAGGAAACACCGAAGAGCAATGGGGCGCGATACATAAGCTGAGTCATCGGGAGAAAAGCATCGCGGTTGAAGCCTACAGGGAACTCCTGGCGTCTGACGGGCACCATCCGGTTTTGAAAAGCTATGTTCTGAGTACCCTTGAAGAGATGGGGATAAAAGAACAATTTGATGTGCATAAGTTTGGTCATACATATCAGGTGAATCTCGCTGATGCGAATCAGTTATTTCACCGTGAAGAAGGCATGAAAGTCGTCAGACTAATCAGGGATCAGCTTGAAGCAGAGAATCCGTCGCTGCTTTCACTTGCAGAACAGCTGTGGTGGCATTATCTATTTGCCATCTATCCGGTTCCACTTCAAGGATCAGGCGAACGG
This Salisediminibacterium beveridgei DNA region includes the following protein-coding sequences:
- a CDS encoding DUF3196 family protein, which gives rise to MREEHDQKDNVIQMPGLVERLVDFGMNALKEKRLYDALTYFNQVTQLDEDHPQGRYGLVIANIELNRLEEARIQCESMLEEGLGDYYDVLKIYISLLVQLTDYERVVEILDEALPLETMPSEMAESFEELLKFAREMVEDDSSKLRQQADDHDMSVTTGDLINTIQQGNTEEQWGAIHKLSHREKSIAVEAYRELLASDGHHPVLKSYVLSTLEEMGIKEQFDVHKFGHTYQVNLADANQLFHREEGMKVVRLIRDQLEAENPSLLSLAEQLWWHYLFAIYPVPLQGSGERAWAGALHMHLEKLMNQEGMEVEDFAEIYGTGADELISCCKHIEEIELLLHHFEIHMTDE
- the ptsP gene encoding phosphoenolpyruvate--protein phosphotransferase — encoded protein: MGNKLTGIAASSGIAIAKAFRMEVPDLSFDDHKVDNPDQEIAKLDEALAQSTSELEAIRKKTLDDLGEEHAEIFSAHLLVLRDPELIDPIKEKIKNDSANAAQALTEVTQMFVSMFESMDNEYMKERAADIRDVSRRVLAHVLGQPIVSLAEIQEEIILVADDLTPSDTAQLNRQFVLGFATDIGGRTSHSAIMARSMEIPAVVGTKSITDQVEAGTTIIIDGLDGEVIVDPTDQELDAYRKKQADFEEKKKEWAKLKNEPSVTADGVQVELVANIGTPEDLESVQNNGGEGVGLYRTEFLYMGRDELPTEEEQFEAYKKVTEEMGEKPVVIRTLDIGGDKELPYLDLPKEMNPFLGFRAIRLCLEKDDMFRVQLRALLRAGAFGNLKIMFPMIATLEEFRQAKAMLDDEKQKLKDEGVEVGENIEVGIMVEIPSTAVMAPQFAKEVDFFSIGTNDLIQYTMAADRMNEQVSYLYQPYNPAILNLVKMVIDASHQEGKWTGMCGEMAGDEIAIPLLVGLGLDEFSMSATSILPARSQLSKLTKKDAEEVAKEALRLNTSEEVESLVLKRFL
- the racE gene encoding glutamate racemase: MERPIGVIDSGVGGLTVVSELMRQLPKEEIIYIGDTLRCPYGPRPASEVADYSWEMIEYLMSFDIKILVIACNTASAVILEEARQRLPIPVIGVIHPGAIAALKVTENLEVGVIGTEGTISSGSYYDELKSINDDVKVVSLACPTLVPLVESSHFTEEEALDVISEALKPLLDYPVDSLILGCTHYPMIEKEIQQVVGDGIHVICSGDETAREVSSLLYHKKLLFSGERRPDHVFYTTGAKAMFKNIAESWLKRADLDIRKTDLQLPVKTGSSTNQ
- a CDS encoding metallophosphoesterase family protein, whose product is MRALVISDSHGWVKEVGEVRDRHKEEVDIMFHCGDSELKKDTPELEGIHTVSGNCDFGKDFPDEIVEDAGEERFFAGHGHLFGIKMSELNLVYKGQEAEATICLFGHTHQPTAVLSRGLLLVNPGSLREPRGYPAGSYAIIESDAHVYSVTFYNVNGEKLTDLSKTFPKE
- the rph gene encoding ribonuclease PH produces the protein MTRAYERLNDQLRVIEMIPNYIMHPEGSVLVSFGDTKVICSASIEERVPPFLRGQGKGWVTAEYAMLPRATGTRNVRESSKGKVTGRTMEIQRLIGRALRSVIDLDALGERTIWVDCDVIQADGGTRTASITGAFTAVALAFEQLIQDEKLTKNPMTDFLAAISVGVSSDGEVLLDLDYNEDSAADVDMNVVMTGSAELVEVQGTGEEATFSRKEMNRMLDVAEIGIARLIEVQRDVIGEFAETIGQQQVAAWSSAAGEGNEK
- a CDS encoding MarR family winged helix-turn-helix transcriptional regulator, which gives rise to MNAEQVAVIEKSLRTIADIVKQKGREILNEFPITPPQFIALQWLHESGDMTIGELSSKMYLACSTTTDLIDRMENNELVERVKDQKDRRVVRIHLQQKGATIIQEVISQRREYLSQVLERLPEEEVAQVESGLLHLSNEMKRDAQTWKSF
- a CDS encoding XTP/dITP diphosphatase, encoding MKEVMIATRNQGKVSEFEQFFHERGIQVKSLLDTTEIPDIVEDGLTFEANAIKKAVTVAEALGITVISDDSGLEVDALDGEPGIYSARYAGDEKNNDDANNQKLLKALEGKAEEQRTARFVCVLAAAFPSGVIKTVRGTAEGRIAETLSGTEGFGYDPLFILKGEERTMAHLTRAEKNQRSHRADALRQLEGLWDEWVLEHEEEAKS